A genomic stretch from Seriola aureovittata isolate HTS-2021-v1 ecotype China chromosome 13, ASM2101889v1, whole genome shotgun sequence includes:
- the LOC130180214 gene encoding ankyrin repeat domain-containing protein 66 isoform X1 produces MTELHQAAAAGDFDQVEEILRQNKCNPNQRDIDWSYKTPLHWAAAKGHTETVRILIEHGARPCLRTEHGWTPAHFAAESGQLAVLRLLHSLHAPVDKEDCCGDKPARIAEIYGHQDCVQFLKKAEIECQSLRKMATQKGILMEDTDEEWAEQGKEKEENRTSQSNIQIS; encoded by the exons ATGACCGAGTTGCAccaagctgcagcagcaggcgATTTTGACCAAGTTGAGGAGATTCTGagacaaaataaatgcaatCCCAACCAGAGAGACATCGACTGGAGCTACAAGACACCTCTTCACTGGGCAGCGGCTAAAG GACATACAGAAACGGTCAGGATCCTGATTGAGCATGGAGCTAGGCCGTGTCTGAGGACGGAGCACGGATGGACTCCTGCCCACTTTGCTGCAGAGTCTGGTCAGCTGGCCGTGCTGCGGCTGCTCCACTCCCTCCATGCTCCTGTAGACAAGGAGGACTGCTGTGGAGACAAACCAGCGCGGATAGCCGAAATATATGGACACCAGGACTGCGTTCAATTCCTTAAGAA AGCAGAGATTGAGTGCCAGTCCTTACGCAAGATGGCAACCCAAAAAGGGATTTTAATGGAGGACACAGATGAGGAGTGGGCAGAACAGggcaaagaaaaggaagaaaacaggaCCTCTCAAAGCAACATTCAG ATCTCATGA
- the adgrf3a gene encoding adhesion G protein-coupled receptor F4, giving the protein MHYAKLTIEKTSIDNITQILKSFMANENLQVVDPQMTTTCRNVSADKECTCEKGHRWSDKVCQSDKKCCGNDKCTFSQNSAHMCVSNTTVTMTGSVTMNGTFYQDCLAEETTDTFKNCTSNLLEEMKKVYSTLKGFDVLKMIKYSIGSIIVDFEMTIVLGIEPQDLITKSQSLAGFLSASLNLETTGVVHLEMPENPVEYNSKHQLTCKSASLLNNQPVWQLKNHEKINVINNGTESEVKSEARQTSLTLKNITDIWAGEYRCTYHQSSRSCTVAHRATAVLSVSLLPNIVITTVPEFPFCVKKDYVQVKATCEITKSDEPYDVTWEKNNDASITSKGRRNSSEGTFVYEAETFVACKASNQIPQVTCKFRNRRNQTRDASVKIHIISDHDKFCEAQGDWKVTKAGFTAVLQCKDAVGQRRRECNKNATWREEESECVNPEVNSVFQSATIVNIGLGSVEENAAIVFSRLDNITNRTNTINTFANMKTSVDVLMTLSEKLTNIDNKSTVDDLLDSSSNLLDKSLENSWTGKNNKGNSSVAETYLSSVEQLIEITDITGSSKKTNIEVDKCKKEQGLKCRNTVFNVTVDLGGSANGSVKTAGFQQLQNYLPHKDEKTEINSIVVSATVENIIQNEVTVEINFTLIRQRRRHVRMQCVSWDNTNRQWSDEGCEWQGSDKEGVCICKHLSSFAILMSKEPLEIPGINEITLVGLSVSVMSLIISLAIQVIVWNGVVKSNALYLRHIAHVNISLCLLVGDCCFLASYKPEALSEIWCKTVVVLKHFCYLSMFFWMLCLSCTLLHQTVFMFHKVSKKNYLKFSLILGYACPFLIVTITFLTNNGAKGKYFSTETCWLVYIGLLNGSIHTFLIPIGIIIFINVFAMLVVIMKLLDQSPNRAICNDKEKTAAKTVMRTVILLTPIFGVTWIFGFGVMLLDLSSGYIALAVNYAFTLMNAFQGLFILLTTCLGDKLIRDTLLSHFKKTVRASISDTSTKLDSIRKK; this is encoded by the exons ATGCATTATGCCAAACTGACAATAGAGAAAACGTCAATCGACAATATAACTCAGATACTGAAATCTTTCATGGCTAACGAAAACCTGCAAGTTGTTGACCCTCAAATGACAACAA CCTGTCGGAATGTCTCGGCCGACAAAGAGTGCACATGCGAGAAAGGCCACAGATGGAGTGATAAAGTTTGTCAATCTGATAAGAAATGTTGTGGCAACGACAAATGTACCTTCTCCCAAAACTCAGCTCACATGTGTGTTTCAAACACCACAG TTACTATGACAGGATCTGTCACTATGAACGGAACGTTTTATCAAGATTGTCTGGCAGAAGAAACCACTGACACGTTTAAGAATTGTACTAGCAACTTGTTAGAAGAG ATGAAAAAAGTGTACAGCACTTTGAAGGGATTTGATGtcttaaaaatgatcaaatacag CATCGGAAGCATCATCGTAGATTTTGAAATGACCATTGTTTTGGGCATCGAGCCACAAGATCTGATTACGAAATCACAAAGCCTGGCCGGTTTTCTGTCAGCCTCCCTAAATCTGGAAACGACAG GTGTTGTCCATTTAGAGATGCCAGAGAACCCTGTGGAGTACAACTCCAAGCACCAGCTCACATGCAAATCAGCGTCATTGCTGAACAACCAGCCAGTGTGGCAGCTGAAAAACCATGAAAAAATCAATGTCATAAATAATGGCACAGAATCAGAGGTGAAATCAGAGGCACGCCAAACCAGCCTCACTCTCAAAAACATAACAGACATCTGGGCAG GAGAGTACAGATGTACCTATCATCAAAGTTCAAGATCGTGCACCGTGGCTCACCGTGCCACTGCTGTACTGAGTGTTTCCCTCCTGCCAAACATTGTCATCACCACGGTTCCAGAATTTCCATTCTGTGTAAAAAAGGATTATGTGCAAGTAAAAGCCACATGTGAGATAACGAAAAGCGATGAACCTTACGATGTGACATGGGAAAAGAATAACGATGCTAGCATAACTTCAAAAGGACGTCGCA ATTCTTCTGAAGGAACTTTTGTTTATGAAGCTGAGACATTTGTTGCCTGCAAGGCATCCAACCAGATTCCACAAGTAACGTGCAAATTTCGGAACAGGCGCAATCAAACGAGAGATGCTTCGGTTAAAATCCATATCATAAGCG ATCATGATAAATTCTGTGAAGCTCAAGGTGATTGGAAAGTTACCAAAGCTGGATTTACAGCAGTGTTACAATGCAAGGATGCAGTTGGACAAAGACGAAGGGAATGCAATAAAAa CGCTacatggagagaggaagaatcAGAGTGTGTGAACCCGGAAGTGAATAGTGTGTTCCAAAGTGCAACT ATTGTTAACATTGGACTCGGCTCAGTAGAAGAAAATGCTGCAATAGTATTTTCCCGCCTCGACAACATCACTAATAGAACAAACACTATCAACACTTTCGCCAATATGAAAACATCAGTTGATGTACTCATGACCTTGAGTGAAAAGCTAACCAACATAGACAATAAATCAACGGTTGAT gACCTTCTGGACTCATCCAGCAATTTGCTGGACAAGTCTCTTGAAAACTCTTggacaggaaaaaacaacaaaggcaaTTCTTCAGTGGCAGAGACGTATCTGAGTTCTGTTGAACAATTAATTGAGATTACAGATATAACAGgcagcagcaaaaaaacaaatatagagGTAGACAAGTGCAAGAAGGAACAGGGATTGAAATGTAGAAACACTGTGTTCAACGTAACAGTCGATCTTGGTGGTTCAGCCAATGGCAGTGTAAAAACAGCTGGATTCCAACAACTGCAGAATTATTTGCCCCACAAAGATGAGAAGACTGAGATCAACAGCATTGTTGTGTCAGCAACTGTTGAAAACATAATACAGAATGAAGTTACGGTTGAAATTAACTTCACATTGATCAGGCAGAGGCGTCGCCATGTTAGGATGCAGTGTGTCTCGTGGGACAACACCAACAGACAGTGGTCAGATGAGGGATGCGAATGGCAGGGTTCTGATAAGGAGGGAGTCTGCATTTGCAAACATTTGTCCTCATTTGCTATTTTAATGTCTAAGGAGCCGTTGGAGATTCCTGGGATTAATGAGATAACCTTGGTCGGGCTGTCTGTATCTGTCATGTCTCTAATTATTAGTCTTGCGATACAAGTGATCGTCTGGAATGGTGTAGTTAAATCAAACGCTTTATATTTACGCCACATTGCCCACGTAAACATTTCTCTATGTTTGCTAGTTGGAGATTGCTGTTTTTTAGCATCTTATAAACCGGAAGCTCTTTCAGAAATTTGGTGTAAGACTGTTGTGGTGTTGAAGCATTTCTGTTACTTGTCCATGTTCTTTTGGATGTTGTGTCTGAGCTGCACGCTTCTTCATcaaacagttttcatgtttcacaAGGTGAGCAAGAAAAACTACCTGAAGTTCTCGTTAATCCTGGGCTATGCATGCCCTTTTCTTATTGTTACTATCACATTTCTTACCAACAACGGTGCTAAAGGCAAATACTTCTCCACTGAGACCTGTTGGCTGGTTTATATCGGACTTTTAAATGGGTCCATCCATACATTTCTCATTCCAATTGgtataattattttcatcaatgtGTTCGCCATGCTGGTGGTAATCATGAAGCTTTTGGATCAATCTCCGAACAGAGCAATATgtaatgataaagaaaaaacagccgCCAAAACTGTCATGAGGACAGTTATTCTTCTGACTCCAATCTTCGGTGTCACTTGGATTTTTGGATTTGGTGTAATGCTGCTTGATCTCTCATCTGGATACATAGCGCTTGCAGTCAATTATGCCTTCACCCTAATGAACGCATTCCAG GggcttttcattttgttgaccACATGCCTGGGGGACAAACTG ATCCGTGACACACTGCTGAGTCATTTCAAGAAAACT GTGAGAGCATCCATCAGTGACACCTCCACAAAGTTAGACTCCATACGGAAGAAGTGA
- the LOC130180214 gene encoding ankyrin repeat domain-containing protein 66 isoform X2, which produces MTELHQAAAAGDFDQVEEILRQNKCNPNQRDIDWSYKTPLHWAAAKGHTETVRILIEHGARPCLRTEHGWTPAHFAAESGQLAVLRLLHSLHAPVDKEDCCGDKPARIAEIYGHQDCVQFLKKAEIECQSLRKMATQKGILMEDTDEEWAEQGKEKEENRTSQSNIQLLTQQCC; this is translated from the exons ATGACCGAGTTGCAccaagctgcagcagcaggcgATTTTGACCAAGTTGAGGAGATTCTGagacaaaataaatgcaatCCCAACCAGAGAGACATCGACTGGAGCTACAAGACACCTCTTCACTGGGCAGCGGCTAAAG GACATACAGAAACGGTCAGGATCCTGATTGAGCATGGAGCTAGGCCGTGTCTGAGGACGGAGCACGGATGGACTCCTGCCCACTTTGCTGCAGAGTCTGGTCAGCTGGCCGTGCTGCGGCTGCTCCACTCCCTCCATGCTCCTGTAGACAAGGAGGACTGCTGTGGAGACAAACCAGCGCGGATAGCCGAAATATATGGACACCAGGACTGCGTTCAATTCCTTAAGAA AGCAGAGATTGAGTGCCAGTCCTTACGCAAGATGGCAACCCAAAAAGGGATTTTAATGGAGGACACAGATGAGGAGTGGGCAGAACAGggcaaagaaaaggaagaaaacaggaCCTCTCAAAGCAACATTCAG TTGCTGACACAACAATGCTGTTGA